The genomic interval ATCCCCTTGGATTTTTCAAATAACTAAGGTGTTAAGAATTATTTTATTAAAAACAACCCCCCTTTTTCCCCCTTTATTAAGGGAGACTTTTCTGGCCGTTTGCTTAACTTAATGACATTGGGTTACAAGCCTGAACCCGCAGTAGTTCCCTTAACAGTGATTTCTTTACACACTTTCATTTGTCAGTGCGTGCTTTTTGGCAAAATATTTATTGGCCTTTTATGCAGTTTGGCAATCGATAAATTGCAGATTAAGGATTGAGGATTGTTTTCGTATTTGTTTGGTTCTAGCTATGCCAGTTTAGGGACGTGATTATTTATGAAAAACAAATCAATAATGATACAGGGCACCGGTTCTCACGTAGGAAAAAGTATTCTTGTATGTGCCTTGTGCCGGATATTAAAACAGGATGGTTTTAGCGTGGCCCCCTTTAAGGCGCAAAACATGGCGCTGAATTCTTTTGTGACAAAAGAGGGTAAAGAAATGGGGCGTGCACAGGTAGCGCAGGCAGAGGCGGCAAAAACAGAGCCTGTGGTTGAAATGAATCCTATTCTTTTAAAACCTACGGGAGATTGTGGTTCCCAGGTTATTGTTATGGGAAAACCCGTTGGGAATATGACGGCAAAAGAATATTATCAAAAAAAGGGAGAGTTGGTTTCGGTCATACAGGATGCCTACACTGCCTTACAACGGCAATTTGATATTATCGTTATAGAAGGGGCGGGAAGCCCGGCGGAAATAAACCTGAAAGACGGCGATATTGTTAACATGGGAATGGCGAAAATGGCCTCTGCCCCGGTATTGCTCGTTACGGATATAGACAGAGGAGGGGCATTTGCCTGGATAGTGGGAACAATGGAACTGCTGAATACAGATGAAAGAGAAAGGGTGAAAGGCATTGTCTTTAATAAATTCCGGGGGGATAAAAATATATTGAAACCGGGTCTGGAAATGCTTGAGGGACGCATCAAACGGCCCGTCATCGGCGTAGTGCCATATCTCCATAATCTTAACATTGACGATGAAGATTCCGTTTCACTCGAAAGCTATAAGAACAATAACAATGGGGCAGAAAAGAGATGTTTGGATATTGTAGCGATTAAACTGCCCCGCATATCGAATTTCACAGATTTTAACGCACTGGCGCAGGAAGACGATGTAAACATGAGGCTTGTGGATAATGCGGATGAGATTGGCAAGCCGGATATGCTCATTATCCCCGGCACGAAAAATACCATAGGCGATTTGCATTTTTTGAAGGAAAGAGGTATTTTCAACAAAATCATAACCCTTTCAAATAGCGGAACAATGATTGTTGGTATCTGTGGCGGCTATCAAATGATGGGGAAACAGATTAATGATCCCTATCATGTTGAATCGCAAGCGGACGGTGCGCAAGGTTTGTGTTTAGTTAACAGCATTACTACTTTTGAAACATCAAAACAAACGTTTCAGGTAAGAGCAAAGGTTGGGGCGTATAAACCATTCGCCGGCATGCAGGAGGACATTCAGGGGTATGAAATTCATATGGGAAGAACACGATTTGAAGACGCGAACACCTGTACGCCATTTGCAAGGATTATTGAACGGGCGGGCAAACAGGTTGATATCCCGGATGGGTGCATATCCCACGATGGAAATATTATGGGAACATACATACACGGGATTTTCGATAACGACGGGTTTCGTTCGGGACTCTTATTTTATCTGAAACAAAAAAAAGGCGTTCATGCCACAAAAACCTCTTCCATAAAGACCCAAAAGACAAAAGACGACAATTACAATGCATTGGCAGAGGCGGTCAGGGAAAATATAAATATGAATATGTTATATGATATATTGCAGATTCCATAGCACAGTAAAGTCGCAACCAAAGATACCCTCCCCGCTCCTTTTTATCATCTTCTTTGTGTCCTTTGTGTTCTGTATTCTTCGTACCCTTTGTGGTTAAACTCTTTTTGGTTCCTGAACCCGCAATGAGTGAGTACCTTAGTAAGAATATTCTGACAATTACGGCAAATGTTTCGACCTGCTATTCTTCTGCAATTCCTGTGATTTCTGCTGTTTGGCAGATCGTTACATCGTCGCCAATGGAAATTTTTCCCCCTTTTATCACACTGCATTTTACCCCACAACGCCAAAACGATTCCAGAGAACCCATTAACCCATGCGCAATCTCATCCATGCGCCAGCACGGCGTTGTCTTTCCATTTATTTTCAAAACAACATCTCCTACGCGCAGGAAAGTATCTTTCGTATCAACAAGAGACACCCCTTCTATAAACAAATTCGCCCTTCTGTTTGTCCAGGGCAATATCTTCTTTATGTCGGCACATGCTTCGTCCCATGCTTCATGTGTCAATACCGTGATTTGTCTTTTTTTAATACTTCCTTTATAATCGTTTTCAATACCATCGTTAATAGTAACATGCGCCTCGTTAACGATAATCATTGGCTCGCGTGAAGCCTTTTTTAAAGCAATACCAAGTAGTTTTCCCATGACATTTTTCTACAATACGTTGTTTATTCTTTCAGACTATCTTACGAATATCACCGCACTAAAGTGCGGATTTAATGGATGTGAGACTTGCTTGCACTCGCGCCCCTCTGCCCTCTTTTCGATTGCAGCTTTATCTTTCATTATTAATGGGTATTCGCTTAAATGAGAAATGGTGGTGATTAACATCGGCATTCGTTCCTCAAACTCGTTTTTAAGAAAACGCGTTTGATAACTCATAACATAATACTCAAGGGTTATACTATACTTTATGAGTTCACAAATAGGGATTTCTAAAACTAGATTTAACTTTTGTTGACACAAATAGTTATAGCATTTTTGAAATCACACTTTGTGAATCCCTTGAGTATAATGTGTGCCTTGAAGTATGGAATACCTGAGTGGTTGAAAATACCACCTCTGCGAGCCTAATCCTCGTAGAGAAGTTTGTGCCTATGCGCACACAATGGAGCAATCCGTATGCGTAGAAAGATAGCATATACCCGTGAGGGGTATGACGGAGTTACGAGGTACAGACGACCTTTTGGGGTGTATGAGTGTGGCGTGTTATTCCGTGCCAACTGCCATTTCTCAGCGAAGCACTGACAATGTCCTTTGTTGGAGATGGATAAACAGATTAAGTAAAACCATCTCTGGTTAATGCGTTTGAACATACATCACGAAGGGAAAAGGGGTAATCCATATGACCGGGGGAGGACTTACGCCTTGGGCAAAATTCCCTAACAGCAAGGTATAAGGAAATTCCGAAGTCCGAGCTGTATGAGATGGTGATAGACAAGCTTCTCTCACAAGTCTATCTTTGAAGTCGTCAGCATTGCTCATAATAGTTTCCGGTGTGAATCGGAAATGAAAGGGGCATAACCGTAGTGGAATTGATGAAAGTGGTAGATTGAATACGTTCAATGAGAAAAGAAACTCTTTTGCGTAGGTAAGCAGTAACAAGAGCCTCTCTTGTTTTGCCTATGTTTGGGAGAATCCGTACCCAGGAAACACGATTGACAAATCTATTATCCGTAATCAATCGAAAGGAATATATCGAGAGATGCTTAAGTATCATTCATTAAGAGACAAGGTGTTTAGTCTGAAAAACCTTTATGCTGCTTTCAAACACGTAAAGAAGAATAAAGGCAAAGCTGGTCTTGACAGGGTAAGTATTAAGCAATTTGAGTCCAATCTTGATGTGAATATCATGAGTATCCATCAGGAACTCAAGACTGCCATATACAACCCTGCGCCTGTCCTGCGGGTATACATCCCCAAAGGCAGGCATGACAAGAGACCTCTTGGCATTCCCATTGTTAAGGACAGGATTGTACAGCAGGCATTCAGGCAAATCATAGAGCCAATATTTGAGAAAGGATTCTCAGATAACAGCTTTGGATTTCGCCCTGACAGATGCTGTCACGATGCTATCAAACGGCTTGAACAGTATAAGCAGGAAAGGGTATACCAGCGTCCTTGATGCCGATATAATGGCATTCTATGACACCATACCCCATAAGCTTATTATGGACTCCTTACGTGAGAAAATCGCTGATGGATGGGTTTTGAACAGTATTGAGAACATGCTCAAAGCAGGGGTCATGGAGGACGGCATCGTGCACGAGACAAACAAAGGCACTCCGCAAGGAGGCGTCATTTCCCCTTTGCTTGCAAACCTTATCGGTGACATCATCGACAAGGAACTTGAAAAGGCTGGATATAAGTTTGTCCGATACGCCGATGATTTCGTTGTCATGACTGAAACAAAAGATGAACTCCCAGCCGCCCTCAGCTATGTCAAAGAAATCATTGCAGGGAAACTTGGAATGAAGCTGAGC from Candidatus Kuenenia stuttgartiensis carries:
- a CDS encoding reverse transcriptase domain-containing protein, which gives rise to MNSISRKGYTSVLDADIMAFYDTIPHKLIMDSLREKIADGWVLNSIENMLKAGVMEDGIVHETNKGTPQGGVISPLLANLIGDIIDKELEKAGYKFVRYADDFVVMTETKDELPAALSYVKEIIAGKLGMKLSEDKTKLTNFERGFRFLGYDSKGKYKGISTKSLNKLKSLS
- a CDS encoding cobyric acid synthase encodes the protein MKNKSIMIQGTGSHVGKSILVCALCRILKQDGFSVAPFKAQNMALNSFVTKEGKEMGRAQVAQAEAAKTEPVVEMNPILLKPTGDCGSQVIVMGKPVGNMTAKEYYQKKGELVSVIQDAYTALQRQFDIIVIEGAGSPAEINLKDGDIVNMGMAKMASAPVLLVTDIDRGGAFAWIVGTMELLNTDERERVKGIVFNKFRGDKNILKPGLEMLEGRIKRPVIGVVPYLHNLNIDDEDSVSLESYKNNNNGAEKRCLDIVAIKLPRISNFTDFNALAQEDDVNMRLVDNADEIGKPDMLIIPGTKNTIGDLHFLKERGIFNKIITLSNSGTMIVGICGGYQMMGKQINDPYHVESQADGAQGLCLVNSITTFETSKQTFQVRAKVGAYKPFAGMQEDIQGYEIHMGRTRFEDANTCTPFARIIERAGKQVDIPDGCISHDGNIMGTYIHGIFDNDGFRSGLLFYLKQKKGVHATKTSSIKTQKTKDDNYNALAEAVRENINMNMLYDILQIP
- a CDS encoding MOSC domain-containing protein; this encodes MGKLLGIALKKASREPMIIVNEAHVTINDGIENDYKGSIKKRQITVLTHEAWDEACADIKKILPWTNRRANLFIEGVSLVDTKDTFLRVGDVVLKINGKTTPCWRMDEIAHGLMGSLESFWRCGVKCSVIKGGKISIGDDVTICQTAEITGIAEE
- a CDS encoding reverse transcriptase domain-containing protein; translated protein: MLKYHSLRDKVFSLKNLYAAFKHVKKNKGKAGLDRVSIKQFESNLDVNIMSIHQELKTAIYNPAPVLRVYIPKGRHDKRPLGIPIVKDRIVQQAFRQIIEPIFEKGFSDNSFGFRPDRCCHDAIKRLEQYKQERVYQRP